A window of Clostridium botulinum BKT015925 contains these coding sequences:
- a CDS encoding TatD family hydrolase, with product MIFDSHAHYDDESFNEDREEIIKKIKENGVINVLNCGASMEGARDSLKLADKYDFFYAAVGIHPENAYELTEENYEEIKNMSKHPKVRAIGEIGLDYYWEENPPREKQKEVFRKQMSLARELNMPVIIHDRDAHKDTLDIIKEFPDVKGVVHCFSGSVEFARECLKLGYYIGFTGVITFKNAKKTIEVAKEVPMDKILVETDAPYMAPTPNRGKRNRSDYIEFIIDKIAEIKEISKEEVAQKTIENARNLLKIKY from the coding sequence ATGATTTTTGATTCACATGCACATTATGATGATGAAAGTTTTAATGAGGATAGAGAAGAGATTATAAAAAAAATTAAAGAAAATGGAGTAATAAATGTATTAAATTGTGGAGCATCTATGGAAGGCGCTAGAGATTCTCTAAAATTAGCAGATAAATATGATTTCTTTTATGCGGCTGTAGGGATTCATCCTGAAAATGCATACGAACTTACAGAAGAAAACTATGAAGAAATAAAAAATATGTCTAAACATCCTAAAGTAAGAGCTATAGGAGAAATAGGACTTGATTATTATTGGGAAGAGAATCCACCAAGAGAAAAGCAAAAAGAAGTTTTTAGAAAGCAAATGAGCTTAGCAAGAGAATTAAATATGCCGGTTATAATACATGATAGAGATGCTCATAAAGATACTTTAGATATAATAAAAGAATTCCCAGATGTTAAGGGGGTAGTTCATTGTTTTTCTGGAAGTGTAGAATTTGCTCGTGAATGTTTAAAATTAGGATATTATATAGGATTTACTGGAGTTATAACTTTTAAAAATGCAAAAAAAACAATCGAAGTAGCAAAAGAAGTACCTATGGATAAAATTTTAGTTGAAACAGATGCACCATATATGGCGCCTACTCCAAATAGGGGAAAAAGAAACAGATCTGATTATATAGAATTTATTATCGATAAAATAGCTGAAATTAAGGAAATATCAAAAGAAGAAGTAGCTCAAAAGACTATAGAGAATGCTAGAAACTTGCTAAAAATAAAATACTAG
- a CDS encoding transglutaminase domain-containing protein: protein MQIMFVKIFSIIPIIGLLMIGGTHKNLNFYKAKYVTSFYKHVGLDLIKTPIRIVNNRKEFYNVLKESLENFETQVNFKIPNYNEKDYDLSIIDEILLQHPDIDYGFKSWEYTLYENPNYSKRILKVNLKYELDKKTMEKEKKDVKNKVNYILKSIIKPDMSDIEKELAIHDYIIKLGNYDVKAKNAKKYVPEDFNAYGILINKTGVCESYAKATYHLLNNAGIQCKYITGKAAGEDHSWNMVKIDNKWYNLDVTWDDPVLEDVPKVYEEIDEVVYDYFNLPDSIFNKDHKRGEFESTHKELYPVCDSKKYSFENIDFSSLKYAKIVE, encoded by the coding sequence ATGCAAATAATGTTTGTTAAAATTTTTTCAATCATACCTATAATAGGTTTACTAATGATAGGAGGAACCCACAAGAATTTAAACTTTTATAAGGCGAAATATGTAACATCTTTTTATAAACATGTGGGTTTAGATTTAATAAAGACACCTATTAGGATAGTGAATAATAGGAAAGAATTCTATAATGTTTTAAAGGAGTCTCTTGAAAATTTTGAAACACAGGTGAATTTTAAAATACCTAATTATAATGAAAAAGATTACGATTTAAGTATAATAGATGAGATACTTTTACAGCATCCAGATATAGATTATGGATTTAAAAGTTGGGAATATACTTTATATGAAAATCCAAACTATTCAAAACGAATATTAAAAGTTAATCTAAAGTATGAACTTGATAAAAAAACTATGGAAAAAGAAAAGAAAGATGTTAAAAATAAAGTGAATTATATTTTAAAATCTATAATAAAACCTGATATGAGTGATATTGAAAAAGAATTGGCAATTCATGATTATATAATTAAATTAGGGAATTATGATGTAAAAGCAAAAAATGCAAAGAAGTATGTTCCGGAAGATTTTAATGCTTATGGTATTTTAATAAATAAAACCGGAGTGTGTGAAAGCTATGCAAAAGCAACTTATCACCTTTTAAATAATGCTGGAATTCAATGTAAATATATTACAGGAAAAGCAGCAGGGGAAGATCATTCATGGAATATGGTTAAAATAGATAATAAATGGTATAACTTGGATGTTACGTGGGATGATCCTGTATTAGAAGATGTTCCTAAGGTTTATGAAGAAATAGATGAAGTTGTTTATGATTATTTCAATTTACCAGATTCTATTTTTAATAAAGACCATAAAAGAGGTGAATTTGAATCAACGCATAAAGAGTTATATCCAGTATGTGATTCTAAAAAATATTCTTTTGAAAATATAGATTTTTCATCGTTAAAATATGCAAAAATAGTAGAGTGA
- the dhaM gene encoding dihydroxyacetone kinase phosphoryl donor subunit DhaM — translation MVGIVLVSHSSNIVEGLKELSAEMAPRTPIVTAGGTRDGRIGTDMEKILKGIEKVYSDDGVIVLFDLGSAYMNAEMAIECLDEERIHKVKIIDAPLVEGAITAAVQSSIGKSIEQIEKALGSMKLGKIS, via the coding sequence ATGGTAGGTATAGTTTTGGTATCTCATAGTAGCAATATTGTAGAAGGATTAAAAGAATTATCAGCAGAGATGGCACCAAGAACCCCAATAGTTACAGCTGGTGGAACAAGGGATGGAAGAATTGGAACGGATATGGAGAAGATATTGAAGGGAATTGAAAAGGTCTATTCTGATGATGGAGTTATAGTATTGTTTGATTTAGGCAGTGCATATATGAATGCTGAAATGGCTATAGAATGTTTAGATGAAGAGAGGATTCATAAGGTAAAAATAATAGATGCCCCTCTAGTAGAAGGCGCTATAACAGCAGCTGTACAAAGCAGTATAGGCAAAAGTATAGAACAAATAGAAAAAGCATTAGGTTCAATGAAGTTAGGTAAAATTTCATAA
- the dhaL gene encoding dihydroxyacetone kinase subunit DhaL, which translates to MSITGKEVIDILDKINDMIQENKDYLTELDATIGDGDHGLNMSRGFKAVVEKLKDDDGSNIANTFKKVGMALVSNVGGASGPLYGTAFMKAGAILNSKSEIDINDFSKVLKEALEGVKMRGKGGIGEKTMIDALVPAIEALDNSIGNDENSIYALKKASDAAFKGVEYTKEIIAKKGRASYLGERSIGHQDPGATSCALMLETIYKEVKKLL; encoded by the coding sequence ATGAGTATAACAGGTAAAGAAGTAATTGACATATTAGATAAGATAAATGATATGATTCAAGAAAATAAAGATTATTTAACTGAATTAGATGCTACTATAGGTGATGGTGATCATGGTCTCAATATGAGTAGAGGATTTAAAGCTGTAGTAGAAAAATTAAAAGACGATGATGGAAGTAACATCGCAAATACATTTAAAAAAGTAGGAATGGCATTAGTATCTAATGTTGGGGGGGCATCGGGGCCTCTTTATGGCACTGCTTTTATGAAGGCAGGAGCTATTTTAAATAGTAAATCTGAAATTGATATCAATGATTTTTCTAAAGTTCTTAAAGAAGCGTTAGAGGGAGTGAAGATGAGGGGAAAAGGAGGAATTGGAGAAAAAACAATGATTGATGCCTTAGTACCTGCAATAGAAGCCTTAGATAATTCTATAGGAAATGATGAAAACTCAATATATGCACTAAAGAAAGCTAGTGATGCTGCGTTTAAAGGGGTAGAATATACTAAAGAAATTATAGCGAAAAAGGGTAGAGCTAGCTATTTAGGAGAAAGAAGTATTGGACATCAAGATCCAGGAGCTACATCCTGTGCTTTGATGCTAGAGACTATATATAAAGAAGTAAAAAAATTATTATAA
- the dhaK gene encoding dihydroxyacetone kinase subunit DhaK: MKKIINNPDMVVKEMLMGMVAAHPEYIKKLDNVDVLVRSQHTLKDKVALVSGGGSGHEPAHGGYVGEGMLDAAVAGAVFTSPTPDQIYEAIKAVDCGKGVLLIIKNYSGDVMNFEMAKDMADMEGIKVKSVVVNDDVAVENSTFTSGRRGIAGTVFVHKIAGAKAEMGASLDEVKKVAEKVISNVGSMGMALSSCIVPAAGKPNFTLDEDQVEIGMGIHGEPGTHREKIKSADEITEHLLNKVLNDIKVEEGQEVAVMINGLASTPFMELYIVNKRVGELLKKNRIKVHKTFVGEYMTSLEMAGFSISILKLDSELKKLLDAKADTPAFKVFG; this comes from the coding sequence ATGAAAAAAATAATTAATAATCCAGATATGGTTGTTAAAGAAATGCTAATGGGAATGGTAGCTGCTCATCCTGAATATATTAAAAAATTAGATAATGTAGATGTTTTAGTAAGAAGCCAACATACATTGAAAGATAAAGTTGCATTAGTAAGTGGTGGTGGAAGTGGTCATGAACCGGCACATGGAGGGTATGTAGGGGAAGGCATGCTTGATGCTGCAGTAGCGGGTGCTGTATTTACATCTCCAACCCCTGATCAAATATATGAAGCCATTAAAGCTGTTGACTGTGGAAAAGGTGTATTATTGATTATAAAAAATTATAGTGGAGATGTCATGAACTTTGAGATGGCAAAGGATATGGCTGATATGGAAGGAATAAAGGTTAAATCTGTTGTAGTAAATGATGATGTTGCTGTGGAAAATAGTACGTTTACATCAGGAAGACGTGGTATTGCAGGCACTGTATTTGTTCATAAGATTGCAGGTGCAAAGGCAGAAATGGGAGCATCTCTTGATGAAGTAAAGAAGGTTGCAGAAAAGGTAATAAGTAATGTTGGAAGTATGGGTATGGCATTAAGTTCTTGCATAGTACCAGCAGCGGGAAAACCTAATTTTACTTTAGATGAAGACCAAGTAGAAATAGGAATGGGCATACATGGAGAGCCAGGAACTCATAGAGAAAAAATAAAGTCTGCTGATGAAATAACAGAGCATTTATTAAATAAAGTTTTAAATGATATAAAGGTTGAAGAAGGACAAGAGGTAGCTGTAATGATAAATGGGCTTGCATCTACTCCATTTATGGAACTTTATATAGTAAATAAGAGGGTAGGTGAACTTCTTAAAAAAAATAGAATAAAAGTTCATAAGACATTTGTTGGTGAGTATATGACTTCTTTAGAAATGGCGGGATTCTCAATAAGCATATTAAAACTTGATTCAGAATTAAAGAAACTTTTAGATGCAAAGGCAGATACACCAGCTTTTAAAGTGTTTGGATAG
- a CDS encoding DUF445 domain-containing protein — translation MTYTKILFSAIVGAVIGYITNWLAIKMLFRPHEEKRIFGIKIPFTPGLIPKEQKRIAKSVGDAVGNHLLTKEAMVEALKDNEVDNKFKQWVNKKVGSIIKKNISIKDQLRNMIGVEFEKIVFNLKNKLSNIILKTMRKDDFKLQVEDLIVDAIKVELKKSPKDIMESSYYHIVRKKLLSNSIGFKNSTEFRNYLEKGVQKKLIKFQKLDKSLNEVIPLGVISSLKVYIYNRNYDISMGIKDLLNDEKVQLKLQNVFSELISSNLNPMVAMFLNPTTIYNKVHSVLNDHLDKEETQKEVALFVNDIIDRMLKLKVSNIVSGLSEDAKVKNAENISDFILKNILEDEVFDEILLKLEDKIKESGSIEEILVKANINSHEILRNIIGNKMDSILSSQETIEKIAFYTDKIVDKILENKICDITEGKEEEILSVTDKIVRNGFNKFIKNEANQLLECFDISKIVEDRINTFEVSFAEKIILDIASKELSAITWLGALLGFIMGLVSSLVAMM, via the coding sequence ATGACATATACAAAAATTTTATTTTCAGCTATTGTCGGAGCTGTAATTGGATATATAACAAACTGGTTAGCTATAAAAATGTTATTTCGTCCCCATGAAGAAAAAAGGATTTTTGGAATTAAAATACCTTTTACTCCAGGACTTATACCAAAAGAACAGAAAAGAATTGCAAAAAGTGTAGGTGATGCTGTAGGAAATCATCTTTTAACTAAAGAAGCAATGGTAGAGGCTTTAAAAGACAATGAAGTTGATAATAAGTTTAAACAATGGGTAAATAAAAAGGTAGGATCAATTATAAAGAAAAATATTTCTATAAAAGATCAATTAAGAAATATGATAGGAGTTGAATTTGAAAAGATAGTTTTTAATTTAAAAAATAAATTATCTAATATTATATTAAAAACTATGAGAAAAGACGATTTTAAATTACAAGTTGAGGATTTAATTGTAGATGCTATAAAAGTAGAACTTAAAAAGAGTCCTAAGGATATAATGGAAAGTTCTTATTATCATATTGTAAGAAAAAAATTATTAAGCAATTCTATTGGATTTAAAAATTCAACAGAATTTAGAAATTATTTAGAAAAAGGGGTCCAAAAGAAATTAATCAAATTTCAAAAGTTAGATAAATCTTTAAATGAGGTTATACCACTTGGAGTTATAAGTTCACTTAAAGTATACATATATAATAGAAATTATGACATTTCCATGGGCATAAAAGATTTATTAAATGATGAAAAAGTACAACTTAAACTACAAAATGTTTTTTCAGAATTAATAAGTAGTAATTTAAATCCTATGGTTGCTATGTTTTTAAATCCAACAACTATATATAATAAGGTTCATTCTGTTTTAAATGATCATTTAGATAAAGAAGAAACTCAAAAAGAAGTGGCGTTATTTGTAAATGATATTATTGATAGAATGTTAAAGCTTAAAGTATCAAATATTGTATCCGGATTGTCTGAAGATGCAAAGGTAAAAAATGCAGAAAATATTTCAGATTTTATATTGAAGAATATATTAGAAGATGAAGTTTTTGATGAAATATTATTAAAACTAGAAGATAAGATAAAAGAAAGCGGAAGTATAGAAGAAATTTTAGTAAAAGCTAATATAAATTCACATGAAATATTAAGAAATATTATAGGAAATAAAATGGATAGTATTTTATCATCACAAGAGACAATAGAAAAAATAGCATTTTATACTGATAAAATAGTGGATAAAATTTTAGAAAATAAAATATGTGATATTACAGAAGGAAAAGAAGAAGAGATTTTAAGTGTAACTGATAAAATCGTAAGAAATGGATTTAATAAATTTATTAAAAATGAAGCAAATCAGCTTTTAGAGTGTTTTGATATAAGTAAGATAGTTGAAGATAGAATAAATACATTTGAAGTTTCTTTTGCAGAAAAAATAATATTAGATATTGCAAGCAAAGAATTAAGCGCAATAACATGGCTTGGAGCATTACTTGGTTTTATAATGGGACTTGTATCTTCTTTGGTTGCTATGATGTAA
- a CDS encoding DUF3298 and DUF4163 domain-containing protein — translation MNNFIYASLIISLLSSTSPCINTFNNPNRSNLTKVNSSIFKNKVKIDTKELQIKKDYFDSKLKFPIITGLKNKNIEKQVNSMIENDVLKFRNRIKNLAEKNKEKSIKEGYELMPYVAYTDYKVSTIKDDFASFYIDFYEFTGGAHGSTLRRSYNIDLKTGKLLTLHDILKDIPNYKDVINKYIYNEISKKPDIYFVDSFKGITDNIAFTVEKDALVIYFQQYEIAPYSSGIPEFTIPFIKLSSF, via the coding sequence ATGAATAATTTCATTTATGCTAGTCTAATAATATCGCTATTATCTAGTACTTCTCCTTGTATTAATACCTTTAATAATCCTAATAGGTCTAACCTAACTAAAGTAAATAGTAGTATATTTAAAAACAAAGTAAAAATTGACACAAAAGAATTACAAATAAAAAAAGATTACTTTGATAGTAAATTAAAATTTCCTATTATAACAGGATTAAAAAATAAAAATATTGAAAAACAAGTAAATTCAATGATTGAAAATGATGTTTTAAAGTTTAGGAATAGAATAAAAAATTTAGCTGAAAAAAACAAAGAAAAGTCTATTAAAGAAGGCTATGAACTTATGCCTTATGTTGCATATACTGATTATAAAGTATCAACTATAAAAGATGACTTTGCAAGTTTTTATATTGATTTCTATGAATTTACTGGAGGCGCTCATGGTAGCACTCTTAGGAGATCATATAATATTGATCTTAAAACAGGTAAATTATTAACACTCCATGATATATTGAAAGATATTCCTAACTACAAAGATGTTATAAATAAATATATATATAATGAAATTAGTAAAAAACCAGATATTTACTTTGTAGACTCCTTTAAAGGGATAACTGATAACATAGCTTTCACTGTAGAAAAAGATGCTTTAGTTATATATTTTCAGCAATATGAAATTGCACCATACTCTTCAGGAATTCCTGAATTTACAATTCCTTTTATAAAATTAAGTAGTTTCTAA
- the metG gene encoding methionine--tRNA ligase, with product MHKGNFYITTPIYYPSAKLHIGNTYTTVAADAIARFKRLTGYDTYFLTGTDEHGQKIQRLAEAKGITPKEYVDEIVAGIKDLWKVMNVNYDKFIRTTDDYHVETVQKIFKKLYDQGDIYKGEYEGLYCTPCESFWTETQLVDGKCPDCGRPVEKTKEEAYFFKMSKYADRLIKYIEYHPEFIQPESRKNEMLNNFLRPGLQDLCISRTSFNWGIPVSFDEKHVIYVWIDALTNYITALGYNQDNDELYQKYWPANVHLVGKDILRFHTIYWPIMLMALDLPLPKQVFGHGWLLVDGGKMSKSKGNVVDPVTLVNHFGTDAVRYYLLHEIPFGQDGMYTSETFIKKTNSDLANDLGNLVNRTIAMINKYFDGIIPVPTAKDDIDDELIKIALEAPGKVEAKMDELKIPEALDKIWTLVRRSNKYIDETMPWALAKEEDKKERLGTVLYNLVESLRIVSVMLSAFLPETSKKINAQLNVQLATWDSIASFDGTRAGTKVGEAVAIFPRIDVEKKLEELEKIQQEQMQIAQEAQKPEMEPIKEEITIEDFEKIDLRVVKVLSCEPVKKANKLLKLKVDLGGEERQVISGIAKHYKPEELVGKYVVLVANLKPVKLRGELSQGMILAASDDKEQLFVVNPGELPTGSTVK from the coding sequence ATGCATAAAGGTAATTTTTATATAACTACACCGATTTATTATCCATCAGCAAAATTACATATAGGAAATACATATACTACGGTTGCAGCAGATGCAATTGCTAGATTTAAGAGATTAACAGGATATGACACATATTTTTTAACAGGTACTGATGAACATGGTCAAAAAATTCAAAGACTAGCAGAAGCAAAAGGTATAACACCAAAAGAATATGTAGATGAAATTGTAGCAGGTATAAAAGATTTATGGAAAGTTATGAATGTAAATTATGATAAATTCATAAGAACTACTGATGATTATCATGTTGAAACAGTTCAAAAGATATTTAAAAAATTATATGATCAAGGGGATATATATAAAGGAGAATATGAAGGGCTATATTGTACACCATGTGAATCTTTTTGGACAGAAACTCAACTTGTAGATGGAAAATGTCCGGATTGTGGAAGACCAGTTGAAAAAACTAAGGAAGAAGCATATTTCTTTAAGATGTCAAAGTATGCTGATAGACTTATAAAATATATAGAATATCATCCAGAATTTATACAACCAGAATCAAGAAAAAATGAAATGTTAAATAACTTTTTAAGACCAGGTCTTCAAGATTTATGTATATCAAGAACTTCATTTAATTGGGGAATTCCAGTAAGTTTTGATGAAAAACATGTTATATATGTATGGATAGATGCGCTTACAAACTATATAACAGCTCTTGGATATAATCAAGATAATGATGAATTATATCAAAAATACTGGCCAGCAAATGTTCATCTTGTAGGAAAAGATATATTAAGATTCCATACAATATATTGGCCAATTATGTTAATGGCGTTAGATCTTCCATTACCCAAACAAGTATTTGGCCATGGATGGCTTTTAGTTGATGGTGGAAAAATGTCAAAATCAAAGGGAAATGTTGTAGATCCAGTGACGTTGGTTAATCATTTTGGAACCGATGCTGTAAGATATTATCTTCTTCACGAAATACCATTTGGTCAAGATGGAATGTATACAAGCGAAACATTTATAAAGAAAACAAACTCAGATCTTGCCAATGATCTTGGAAATCTTGTAAATAGAACTATAGCTATGATTAATAAGTATTTTGATGGGATAATTCCAGTACCAACGGCTAAAGATGATATAGATGATGAGTTAATTAAAATTGCTCTTGAAGCACCAGGAAAAGTAGAAGCAAAAATGGATGAATTAAAGATACCAGAAGCGTTAGATAAAATATGGACTTTAGTTAGAAGAAGTAATAAATATATTGATGAAACTATGCCTTGGGCTCTTGCTAAAGAAGAAGATAAGAAAGAAAGATTAGGAACAGTTTTATATAATTTAGTGGAAAGTTTAAGAATAGTATCTGTAATGCTTTCAGCTTTCTTACCAGAAACAAGTAAGAAGATAAATGCTCAATTAAATGTTCAACTTGCAACATGGGATAGCATAGCATCTTTTGATGGAACAAGAGCAGGTACAAAGGTAGGAGAAGCTGTAGCTATATTCCCAAGAATTGATGTTGAAAAGAAATTAGAAGAACTTGAAAAAATACAACAAGAACAAATGCAAATAGCACAAGAGGCACAAAAACCTGAAATGGAACCAATTAAAGAAGAAATAACTATAGAAGATTTTGAGAAAATTGATTTAAGAGTTGTAAAAGTATTATCTTGTGAACCTGTTAAGAAAGCAAACAAACTTTTAAAATTAAAAGTTGATTTAGGTGGAGAAGAAAGACAGGTTATATCAGGAATAGCTAAACATTATAAACCAGAAGAATTAGTAGGAAAATATGTTGTATTAGTTGCTAACTTAAAGCCTGTTAAATTAAGAGGAGAATTATCTCAAGGTATGATTCTTGCAGCATCAGATGATAAAGAGCAATTATTTGTAGTAAATCCAGGAGAACTTCCAACAGGAAGTACTGTTAAATAA
- a CDS encoding response regulator transcription factor — protein sequence MNHKHKVLVIEDEQSISKFIKLVLQKQDFEVIQAFSGEDGIKKVTTENPVVVILDIMLPGINGFKVCEILRKNHPKVGIIMLTALGQDVDKIKGLEHGADDYMIKPFNPLELAARIISLIRRMNFSNDTSSEILISEPFKVDLNSKTAYKNEEKLNLTPKEFLLLKIFIENIGRSLSRDKLLDLAWGYNFVGDPKIVDVNIRRLRSKLEDDPSYPKYLQTVWGIGYIWKED from the coding sequence ATGAATCATAAACATAAAGTACTAGTTATAGAGGATGAACAATCTATAAGTAAATTTATAAAATTAGTTTTACAAAAACAAGACTTTGAAGTTATACAAGCTTTTTCTGGTGAAGATGGAATTAAAAAAGTAACTACTGAAAATCCTGTAGTTGTTATTCTAGACATTATGCTTCCTGGGATTAACGGATTTAAGGTATGTGAAATTTTAAGAAAAAACCATCCTAAAGTTGGAATTATAATGTTAACAGCTTTAGGACAAGATGTAGATAAAATAAAAGGTCTTGAACATGGTGCCGATGACTATATGATAAAACCATTTAATCCTTTAGAACTTGCTGCAAGAATAATCTCTTTAATTAGGCGTATGAATTTTTCAAATGATACTTCGTCTGAAATTTTAATCTCTGAGCCTTTTAAAGTTGATTTAAATTCAAAAACAGCTTACAAAAATGAAGAAAAATTAAATTTAACCCCTAAAGAATTTCTACTTTTAAAAATATTCATTGAAAATATAGGAAGATCCTTAAGTCGTGATAAACTTTTAGATCTAGCTTGGGGATATAACTTTGTTGGAGATCCTAAAATTGTAGATGTAAATATTCGTAGACTTAGAAGTAAACTTGAAGATGACCCTTCATATCCAAAGTATTTACAAACAGTATGGGGGATAGGATATATCTGGAAGGAAGATTAG
- a CDS encoding sensor histidine kinase, which produces MKSIRNKVTLSYIGIIIFTVFISQIIVLTSIRKYFYDNARELLSNQIKLSAEFYSTYLSSIDIKENVENDVDIFWKNTNAEVQILDTKGNLLMDSMGYSPKDIKSSKDFNQALLGKLGFYIHKPANSTENIMSISIPLKNGEKTQGILRFVSSLNKIDKHISSIAFYFILVAIIVIIISSIISLILSRKITRPLREITEGAEVFASGKFKEKIVKSSNDEFGKLADTLNYMSEELLKTEKLKTEFIASVSHELRTPLTSIKGWTIALSLCDPNNKSEFEDGLKIIEEETDRLSSLVEELLDFSKLSSGKITLKKDFVNIYELLIYLQKQLSPRASKDNINILLECKSTIPDIYVDVNRLKQVLMNILDNSLKFTSNGGEIKTILSSTMDHVIITIKDNGCGIPPEDLPRVTEKFYKGKNSNSKNGIGLSICSEIISLHNGTLKILSEEHNGTEVIITLPLQTF; this is translated from the coding sequence GTGAAATCTATAAGAAACAAAGTAACTTTGAGCTATATAGGTATAATAATTTTTACAGTTTTTATATCGCAAATAATAGTATTAACGTCTATAAGAAAGTATTTTTATGATAATGCTCGTGAACTTCTATCTAATCAAATAAAACTTTCAGCAGAATTTTATAGCACATATCTATCCTCAATAGATATTAAAGAGAATGTAGAAAATGATGTAGATATATTTTGGAAAAATACCAATGCAGAAGTTCAAATTTTAGATACTAAAGGAAATCTACTTATGGACTCCATGGGGTATTCTCCAAAGGACATAAAGTCTTCTAAAGATTTTAACCAAGCTTTGCTAGGTAAATTAGGCTTTTATATTCACAAACCAGCTAATTCAACTGAAAATATAATGAGCATATCTATTCCTTTAAAAAACGGTGAAAAAACCCAAGGAATTTTAAGGTTTGTATCCTCTTTAAATAAAATAGATAAACATATAAGTTCTATTGCATTTTATTTTATACTTGTAGCTATAATTGTAATTATTATTTCTAGTATTATAAGCTTAATATTATCCAGAAAAATTACTCGCCCTTTAAGAGAAATTACTGAAGGTGCAGAAGTATTTGCATCAGGTAAATTTAAAGAGAAAATAGTAAAATCATCCAACGATGAATTTGGTAAACTTGCCGATACACTAAACTATATGTCAGAAGAGTTACTCAAAACAGAAAAATTAAAAACAGAATTTATAGCATCTGTTTCACACGAACTTAGAACTCCTTTAACATCCATCAAAGGCTGGACTATAGCTCTTAGTTTATGTGATCCTAACAACAAAAGCGAATTTGAAGATGGTCTTAAAATAATAGAAGAAGAAACTGATAGATTAAGTTCACTTGTTGAAGAACTCTTAGATTTTTCAAAGTTATCATCCGGAAAAATAACCTTAAAAAAAGACTTTGTAAATATCTATGAACTTCTTATATATCTTCAAAAGCAACTATCTCCAAGAGCTTCTAAAGATAATATAAATATACTTCTTGAATGCAAAAGTACTATTCCTGATATATATGTAGATGTAAATAGACTTAAACAAGTATTAATGAATATACTTGATAATTCATTAAAATTTACATCTAATGGAGGAGAAATAAAAACTATTTTATCTTCTACAATGGACCATGTAATAATAACTATTAAAGATAATGGATGTGGAATTCCACCAGAGGATCTTCCTAGAGTTACTGAAAAATTTTACAAAGGTAAAAATAGTAATTCTAAAAATGGTATAGGTTTATCTATATGTAGTGAAATTATATCCCTACATAATGGAACTCTTAAAATATTAAGTGAAGAACATAATGGAACTGAAGTAATAATAACGCTACCTTTACAAACTTTTTAA